CCGCGTGATCATATCTACATTGGCGAGCTCCGTGCCGCCGCCGATATTGTAGGCTTCGCCCGGCTTGCCCTTGTCCATGACAGCTTCGATACCGGTCACATGATCCTGCACGAACAGCCAGTCGCGCACGTTGCGGCCGTCGCCGTAAAGCGGGAACGGCCTGTCCTCCAGCGCGTTGGAAATCAGAAGCGGCACGGCTTTTTCCGGGTGCTGGTACGGCCCGAAATTGTTTGAACAGCGCGTAATCATCACCGGGAATCCGTAAGTGATGAAGTAGGAGCGCGCCAGCATGTCGGACGCGGCTTTTGATGCGGAATAAGGACTGTTGGGGATAAGCGGATCGGTTTCCACGCTCTCGCCGGTTTCCACCGAGCCGTACACCTCGTCGGTGCAGATATGCACGAAACGCTTCACGCCCAGCCTGCGCGCGGTATCGAGCAGCACCTGTGTGCCGAGCACGTTGGTCTTGATGAATTCGTCCGGGTACATGATCGAGCGGTCAACATGTGTTTCCGCCGCGAAATGCACCACCATGTCCGCGCCGGCAAGGCAGTCAGCCACGGCCGCGCGGTCGCAGATGTCGGCCTTGACCAGCTTGTAGCCGGGCGCATCCGCCACGTCGGCAAGATTTTCCGGATTGCCGGCATAGGTCATCTTGTCAAGATTAATGACTTCTGTAAATTCCGGCCGGGTTTTAAGCATGTGCCGCACGAAATTGGAGCCGATAAAACCCAGTCCGCCGGTGATTACGATTTTCATGTATTGTCCCAGTGACGACGATTAGAATTTGTCCTGAAAATATTCCCAGGTCTTTTTAATGCCTTCCTCAAAACCCACTTCGGGCTTGTATTTAAGCACGCGTCTGGCGAGCGAAATGTCGGCGTAGGTCTTGCGCACGTCGCCTTTGCGCTTGGGCTGAAAATCCTTCGCAAGCTTGTAGCCGGCAAGTTTTTCGATAACTCTGGCCAGCTCCAGCAGCGAATTCGAGGTGCCGCACGCGATATTGTAAGCCCTGCCCGAAGCATTGGGCGCGGTGGCGGCTTTAATGTTGGCCTGCACGACATTGCCGACATAGGTAAAATCGCGCGACTGTCTGCCGTCCCAGTGGATTTCAAGAGGCCGGCGCTGTCTGGCCTGTTCCATGAATTTTGGAATGACCGCCGAGTATTTGCTTTCGGGGTCCTGCCGGGGGCCGAACACGTTGAAATAGCGCAGCGCGACCGCCTCCAGCCCGAAGGATTTTGCCCAGCACAGGCAGTACATTTCCGCCGCCAGCTTGCTCACCGCGTAGGGCGAAACAGGCGCGGGGATTATGCCTTCATGCTGCGGGAAAACCTTGCATTCGCCGTAAGCGGAACTGGACGACGCGTACACCACCCGCTTCACGCCCGCCGCACCGGCTTCGA
The Elusimicrobiaceae bacterium DNA segment above includes these coding regions:
- a CDS encoding SDR family oxidoreductase: MPVKKISKLKSPPEANKPLWLVTGGAGFIGSNIAEELVNRGERVRILDNMSTGRKEHMASFIDRVEFVHADLRDPKSLGKALKGVTYVLHQAALRSVPKSMDAPQPTNENNVTGTLNLLVEAGAAGVKRVVYASSSSAYGECKVFPQHEGIIPAPVSPYAVSKLAAEMYCLCWAKSFGLEAVALRYFNVFGPRQDPESKYSAVIPKFMEQARQRRPLEIHWDGRQSRDFTYVGNVVQANIKAATAPNASGRAYNIACGTSNSLLELARVIEKLAGYKLAKDFQPKRKGDVRKTYADISLARRVLKYKPEVGFEEGIKKTWEYFQDKF
- the rfbB gene encoding dTDP-glucose 4,6-dehydratase; the protein is MKIVITGGLGFIGSNFVRHMLKTRPEFTEVINLDKMTYAGNPENLADVADAPGYKLVKADICDRAAVADCLAGADMVVHFAAETHVDRSIMYPDEFIKTNVLGTQVLLDTARRLGVKRFVHICTDEVYGSVETGESVETDPLIPNSPYSASKAASDMLARSYFITYGFPVMITRCSNNFGPYQHPEKAVPLLISNALEDRPFPLYGDGRNVRDWLFVQDHVTGIEAVMDKGKPGEAYNIGGGTELANVDMITRVLDVMGKPHSLITRVKDRPGHDRRYSLSCAKIERELGWKARHSFEEAIKLTVDWYRANPDWIRRAREGSKDFHARQYAERGGGK